One genomic region from Oncorhynchus clarkii lewisi isolate Uvic-CL-2024 chromosome 21, UVic_Ocla_1.0, whole genome shotgun sequence encodes:
- the LOC139378615 gene encoding endonuclease domain-containing 1 protein-like — protein sequence MAPLWAQAFLLVTMAMTDVQGTVEKELSPECREFLYMGTPPVGLEDHSLQKICQRYNNKPRYVTLYDTANHVPIYSAYTFKRSDGEKRVDVPWMYEPQLSTVSDTREMQAFPRGYMHRNFEDAQAILDDYTNAVLYERGHLNPDEHQADPDDKASTYTLTNVVPQVREFSAGTWKEQEHVIRKRLNNYCHGTAYVVTGITTSGNMIRRHNIDRVAVPTYLWSAYCCTDYDHNAPYDERYKFPAFAHYALNEKENNQVLELSIKKLEEFLQRSTFVDKNFQIFVDDCVPPAFALH from the exons ATGGCCCCACTCTGGGCACAGGCCTTCCTCCTGGTCACCATGGCGATGACGGATGTCCAGGGAACGGTGGAGAAGGAGCTCTCTCCAGAGTGCAGGGAGTTCCTGTACATGGGGACGCCACCCGTGGGCCTGGAGGACCACTCGCTCCAGAAGATCTGCCAGCGCTACAACAACAAGCCGCGCTACGTCACGCTGTACGACACGGCCAACCACGTCCCCATCTACTCCGCCTACACCTTCAAACGCTCCGACGGGGAGAAAAGGGTGGACGTGCCCTGGATGTACGAGCCACAG CTGTCCACAGTTTCTGACACCAGGGAGATGCAGGCGTTCCCGCGCGGCTACATGCACAGGAACTTTGAGGACGCCCAGGCCATCCTGGACGACTACACCAACGCCGTCCTCTACGAGCGTGGCCACCTCAACCCTGACGAGCACCAAGCCGACCCAGACGACAAGGCCTCCACCTACACTCTGACCAACGTGGTGCCCCAG GTCAGAGAGTTCAGCGCGGGCACCTGGAAAGAGCAGGAGCACGTGATCCGCAAGCGCCTCAACAACTACTGCCACGGCACCGCCTACGTTGTCACCGGAATCACCACCTCAGGGAACATGATCCGGCGCCATAACATTGACCGCGTGGCGGTCCCGACGTACCTGTGGTCGGCCTACTGCTGTACCGACTACGACCACAACGCGCCGTACGATGAGCGCTACAAGTTTCCGGCGTTCGCCCACTACGCCCTCAATGAGAAGGAGAACAACCAG GTCCTGGAGCTGTCCATCAAGAAACTGGAGGAGTTCCTCCAGAGGTCCACCTTCGTGGACAAGAACTTCCAGATCTTTGTGGACGACTGTGTCCCGCCTGCCTTTGCTCTGCATTAG
- the LOC139379420 gene encoding endonuclease domain-containing 1 protein — translation MVTVKHLSIYSSLSLAVLLILGCVRESQAGVVEDFNHVERCKDSLYMGTPPRGYLLGNSLKKLCQRYEDKPRFVTLYDPHKHIPVYSAYTFKKSDGEKRVDFPWMFEPQLASEKGSSNMEPFPQSSSHMHMNFEDSQAVLEDYADVVQYERGHLNPDEHQADPLDKASTYTLTNVVPQIREFNIGPWAEHEDLIRKRLNNYCRGKAYVITGVTTSGNMIRRDNLDRVAIPEYMWSAYCCTDYDQNAPYFLRYKFPAFGAYGLNDRVNNHLVEVPVKNLEKFLRGRMDVDKNFQIFYNDCVPDS, via the exons ATGGTCACCGTGAAACACTTATCCATCTACTCTTCTCTGTCCCTGGCGGTTCTGCTGATACTGGGCTGTGTGCGAGAGTCCCAGGCCGGGGTGGTGGAGGACTTTAACCATGTGGAGCGCTGTAAGGACTCCCTGTACATGGGAACCCCACCTCGGGGCTACCTCCTCGGTAACTCCCTGAAGAAGCTCTGCCAGCGCTACGAGGACAAGCCCCGCTTCGTCActctctacgacccccacaaacACATCCCTGTCTACTCGGCCTATACCTTCAAGAAGTCCGATGGCGAGAAGAGGGTAGACTTCCCCTGGATGTTCGAGCCACAG TTGGCATCAGAGAAGGGCAGTAGCAACATGGAGCCGTTCCCCCAGTCCTCCTCCCACATGCACATGAACTTTGAGGACAGCCAGGCGGTGCTGGAGGACTATGCTGACGTGGTCCAGTACGAGAGAGGGCATCTCAACCCCGACGAGCACCAGGCTGATCCCCTGGACAAGGCCTCCACCTACACACTGACCAACGTGGTGCCCCAG ATCCGTGAGTTCAATATCGGGCCCTGGGCCGAGCACGAGGACCTCATCCGCAAGCGCCTCAACAACTACTGCCGCGGCAAAGCCTACGTGATCACCGGGGTCACAACCTCTGGGAACATGATCCGCCGTGACAACCTGGACCGCGTGGCCATTCCCGAGTACATGTGGTCGGCCTACTGCTGCACCGATTACGACCAGAACGCGCCCTACTTCCTGCGGTACAAGTTCCCGGCGTTCGGGGCCTACGGGCTGAATGACCGCGTCAACAACCACCTGGTGGAGGTTCCGGTGAAGAACCTGGAGAAGTTCCTCAGGGGAAGGATGGACGTGGACAAGAACTTCCAGATCTTCTACAACGACTGTGTGCCTGACTCATAG
- the LOC139379196 gene encoding endonuclease domain-containing 1 protein-like produces the protein MLLSCVLLALLPLPPPVNPSVDSSFRECSQFLYRGLAPRGLQGTQGLQKVCQHYGDKARYATLYDPAGRIPLFSAYTFKRSNGESREGLPWMYEPQLSSGSGTGNMQPFPGSPSSLLALEESQAVLADYSDAVVYERGQLNPDQHQASPGDKASTYTLTNVVPQAKEFLHHHWLPYLEGIRKRLNNYCRGTAYIISGVTTTGNTIRRGNVHRVGVPKHLWTAYCCPDFDLSAPYELRYKFPTYAAYGLNDVVDNAVTETSTKSVEALVNREMAVDQDFQLFNGNCVPEV, from the exons ATGTTGCTGTCCTGTGTGCTCCTGGCCCTGCTTCCTCTACCTCCCCCAGTAAACCCTAGCGTGGACTCCTCCTTCAGGGAATGCAGCCAGTTCCTGTACAGGGGCCTGGCCCCAAGGGGCCTCCAGGGGACTCAGGGCCTCCAGAAGGTTTGCCAGCATTACGGGGACAAGGCGCGCTACGCCACCCTGTACGACCCAGCAGGCAGGATCCCCCTCTTCTCCGCCTACACCTTTAAACGCTCCAATGGTGAGAGCAGGGAAGGTCTGCCCTGGATGTACGAACCACAG cTGTCCAGTGGCTCTGGGACGGGTAACATGCAGCCCTTCCCCGGTTCTCCCTCCAGCCTCCTGGCCCTAGAGGAGAGCCAGGCGGTGCTGGCCGACTACTCCGACGCAGTCGTCTACGAGCGTGGCCAGCTGAATCCCGACCAGCACCAGGCCAGTCCTGGGGACAAGGCCTCGACCTACACCCTGACCAACGTGGTTCCCCAGGCTAAGGAGTTCCTCCACCACCACTGGCTACCCTACCTGGAGGGCATCCGCAAACGCCTCAACAACTATTGTCGTGGAACGGCTTACATCATCAGTGGCGTCACCACCACTGGGAACACCATCCGGAGAGGTAACGTTCACCGGGTGGGGGTACCCAAACATCTGTGGACAGCCTACTGCTGTCCTGATTTTGATCTCAGTGCGCCATATGAGCTCCGGTACAAGTTCCCTACTTATGCAGCCTACGGGCTTAATGACGTGGTAGATAACGCGGTCACGGAGACGTCGACGAAGAGCGTGGAGGCGTTGGTGAATCGAGAGATGGCTGTGGATCAGGACTTTCAGCTGTTCAATGGAAACTGTGTCCCTGAAGTGTGA
- the LOC139379651 gene encoding endonuclease domain-containing 1 protein-like yields the protein MRPLRVYLLALLLLAGIWLSGASVSDSFRDCRQFFYMRAAPTGIDGTRDSLKRICQRYGDKARYATLYDGSRRLPLYSAYTFKKNDGKKRMDTPWMYEPQLVSGNEGGNMKVLPPSDDPEPLIQESQAVLEDYSDAVEYSRGLLNPDQHQADPDDKASTYTLTNVVPQITDFLEETWSSYLDTVRRRLNNFCRGKQSYVVTGVTVSGATIRRGNEDRMGIPKHVWLAYCCPRFDRNSPYEVRFMFPSYGAYALNEQEDHGVMEVPLKTLESFLKKQTDMDSNLAIFYEDCVSENTFKKKRKR from the exons ATGCGTCCATTGCGGGTCTACCTGCTGGCCCTCCTCCTGTTGGCAGGGATCTGGCTGTCTGGTGCCAGTGTATCCGACAGCTTTAGAGACTGCAGACAGTTTTTCTACATGAGGGCAGCACCAACAGGCATCGACGGGACCAGGGACAGCCTCAAGAGGATCTGCCAGCGCTACGGGGACAAGGCGCGCTACGCCACCCTGTACGACGGCAGCCGTCGCCTGCCCCTCTACTCAGCCTACACCTTTAAGAAGAACGACGGGAAGAAGAGGATGGACACGCCCTGGATGTACGAGCCACAG CTGGTGTCTGGGAATGAGGGTGGGAACATGAAGGTGCTGCCCCCTAGTGATGACCCGGAGCCTCTGATCCAGGAGAGCCAGGCGGTGCTGGAGGACTACTCAGACGCCGTGGAGTACTCCCGAGGCCTGCTCAACCCAGACCAGCACCAGGCTGACCCAGACGATAAGGCCTCCACCTACACCCTGACCAACGTGGTACCCCAG ATCACAGACTTCCTGGAAGAGACCTGGAGCTCCTATTTGGATACTGTGCGCCGCCGCCTCAATAACTTCTGCCGCGGAAAGCAGTCCTACGTGGTAACCGGGGTGACAGTCTCCGGGGCGACCATACGTCGGGGGAACGAGGACCGCATGGGGATCCCCAAACACGTGTGGTTGGCTTACTGTTGCCCACGGTTCGACCGTAACTCTCCCTACGAGGTCCGTTTCATGTTCCCTAGCTATGGTGCCTATGCACTGAATGAACAGGAGGACCATGGAGTCATGGAGGTGCCTTTAAAGACACTGGAGAGCTTTCTGAAGAAACAAACGGACATGGATAGTAATCTGGCTATCTTCTACGAGGACTGTGTGTCAGAGAACACCTTCaaaaagaagaggaagagatag